A stretch of the Paenibacillus dendritiformis genome encodes the following:
- a CDS encoding PucR family transcriptional regulator, which yields MDKHALQQQIEHILATSLEKLSVPSSTWREWAGEDAMADGQPAVLAKQGNAWYMLWKPGTSATEVLKLEGRELAGKERQWLQLILRMEHRPKPSLAATDINDEQQARLFGHWVADRVKEGEANAEVPDSLSWKSKLFIQVVPFLLVAEHAHREGPAYQELYKLLRSYFGGEVILIPLSDKEWLILCPEQLTQPGSGEDENEERETMEELLTSYCLGLYELLSSEWVGESHLTIGYPFTPVKGIPGVVSQLRETLYLGRAFHVTDTIHLPWELHLERLVNSIPDEVRKQFLQRVVTKADSFADPETMATLQHFFQFDCSVSETAKRLYIHRNTLLYRLDKIKHETGLDVRKFSDAVLVKLILLLYKVTK from the coding sequence ATGGATAAGCATGCGCTGCAGCAGCAGATTGAACATATATTGGCTACCTCTCTGGAGAAGCTGTCCGTGCCATCATCGACATGGAGGGAATGGGCCGGAGAAGACGCGATGGCGGACGGCCAGCCGGCGGTCCTGGCGAAGCAGGGGAACGCCTGGTATATGCTGTGGAAGCCGGGGACGTCGGCGACGGAAGTATTGAAGCTGGAAGGCCGGGAGCTTGCCGGGAAGGAACGGCAATGGCTTCAGCTTATTTTGCGGATGGAGCATCGTCCGAAGCCTTCGCTGGCGGCAACGGATATTAACGATGAGCAGCAGGCTCGCTTGTTCGGGCACTGGGTTGCTGACCGGGTTAAGGAGGGCGAGGCGAATGCGGAGGTGCCGGACAGTCTTTCTTGGAAAAGCAAGCTGTTCATTCAAGTCGTGCCGTTCCTGCTCGTCGCCGAGCATGCCCATCGGGAGGGGCCCGCTTATCAAGAATTGTACAAATTGCTCCGCTCTTACTTCGGCGGAGAGGTTATTCTCATTCCGCTGTCGGATAAGGAATGGCTCATTCTGTGCCCTGAGCAGTTGACTCAGCCTGGCTCCGGAGAAGACGAGAACGAAGAGCGCGAGACGATGGAAGAGCTCCTGACGTCCTACTGTCTCGGACTCTATGAGCTATTGTCAAGCGAATGGGTCGGAGAGAGCCACCTCACCATCGGATATCCGTTCACGCCGGTGAAGGGCATTCCGGGCGTCGTCTCACAATTGAGGGAGACGCTGTATTTGGGCCGGGCTTTTCACGTGACCGACACGATTCATCTGCCCTGGGAGCTGCATCTGGAGCGGCTGGTCAACAGCATTCCGGATGAGGTGCGGAAGCAGTTCCTGCAGAGGGTCGTCACGAAGGCGGACAGCTTCGCGGATCCGGAGACCATGGCGACACTGCAGCATTTTTTCCAGTTCGACTGCAGCGTGAGCGAGACCGCCAAGCGGCTGTACATTCATCGCAATACCCTTTTATACCGATTGGATAAAATCAAGCATGAAACCGGGCTCGATGTGCGTAAATTTTCCGACGCGGTCTTGGTGAAACTGATATTGCTATTGTATAAAGTAACAAAATAA